The Medicago truncatula cultivar Jemalong A17 chromosome 4, MtrunA17r5.0-ANR, whole genome shotgun sequence genome includes a region encoding these proteins:
- the LOC25497757 gene encoding MDIS1-interacting receptor like kinase 2 gives MSNLNHMHTFPIQATLLVSLLLALCQITSGLTQFEALLKWKQSLPQQPILDSWIINNSSSTQTPCLWRGITCDDSKGSVTIINLAYTGLEGTLNHLNLSVFPNLVRLDLKTNNLTGVIPENIGVLSKLQFLDLSTNYLNGTLPLSIANLTQVYELDVSRNDVSGILDRRLFPDGTDKPSSGLISIRNLLFQDTLLGGRLPNEIGNIKNLTILALDGNNFFGPIPSSLGNCKHLSILRLNENQLSGSIPPSIGKLTNLTDVRFFTNNLNGTVPQEFGNLSSLVVLHLAENNFIGELPPQVCKSGKLLNFSASFNSFTGPIPISLRNCPSLYRVRLEYNQLTGYADQDFGVYPNLTYMDFSYNAVQGGLSSKWGSCKNLQYLSLAGNSVNGKIPSEIFQLEQLQELDLSYNQLSGTIPPQIGNASNLYQLNLGGNRLSGKIPIEIGKLSNLQYLDLSMNSFLGEIPIQIGDCSNLLNLNLSNNHLNGSIPFQIGNLGSLQDFLDLSYNSFSGEIPSNIGKLSNLISLNISNNNLSGKVPNQISGMLSLSSLNLSYNHLEGNVPKSGIFKLNSSHALDLSNNQDLCGSFKGLIPCNVSSSEPSDGGSNKKKVVIPIVASLGGALFLSLVIVGVILLCYKKKSRTLRKSSFKMPNPFSIWYFNGRVVYSDIIEATNNFDNKYCIGEGAFGNVYKAELKGGQIFAVKKLKCDEENLDTESIKTFESEVEAMTETRHRNIVKLYGFCCEGMHTFLVYEYMDRGSLEDMLIDDKRALELDWSKRFEIVKGVASALSYMHHDCSPALIHRDISSKNVLLSKNLEAHVSDFGTARFLKPNSPIWTSFAGTYGYAAPELAYTMAVTEKCDVFSFGVLAFEILTGKHPSDLVSYIQTSNDQKIDFKEILDPRLPSPPKNILKELALVANLALSCLHTHPQSRPTMRSVAQFLEMEST, from the exons ATGTCCAACCTTAACCATATGCATACATTTCCAATTCAAGCTACTTTGTTGGTTTCTTTGTTGCTAGCTCTATGCCAAATCACTTCAGGACTGACACAATTTGAAGCCTTGTTAAAGTGGAAACAAAGTCTCCCTCAACAACCAATTCTTGATTCATGGATCATTAACAACTCTAGTTCAACACAAACACCATGTTTATGGAGAGGTATCACTTGTGATGATTCTAAAGGAAGTGTTACAATCATAAACTTGGCATATACTGGACTTGAAGGtactcttaatcacttaaatTTGTCGGTTTTTCCTAACCTTGTTCGTCTTGATCTTAAAACAAACAATCTCACCGGTGTTATACCTGAAAACATCGGTGTTCTTTCGAAACTTCAATTTCTTGATCTTTCTACAAATTATCTCAATGGAACTTTGCCTCTTTCTATAGCTAATTTGACTCAAGTTTATGAGCTTGATGTTTCAAGAAACGATGTGTCTGGTATATTAGACCGTCGTTTGTTTCCTGATGGCACTGATAAGCCCAGTTCTGGGCTTATCAGTATCAGGAATCTACTTTTCCAAGATACCCTTTTGGGCGGTCGATTACCAAACGAAATAGGGAACATAAAAAACTTGACTATACTAGCACTTGATGGAAACAATTTCTTTGGTCCTATTCCTTCATCTTTAGGAAACTGTAAACATTTAAGCATTCTAAGATTGAATGAAAACCAATTATCTGGCTCAATACCACCAAGTATTGGCAAATTGACCAACCTAACTGATGTAAGGTTTTTCACCAATAACCTAAATGGCACCGTGCCACAAGAATTTGGAAACCTTTCATCTTTGGTTGTTTTACATCTTGCTGAGAACAATTTCATTGGTGAGTTACCACCTCAAGTTTGCAAAAGTGGCAAACTTTTGAATTTCAGTGCATCCTTTAACAGTTTCACTGGTCCAATTCCAATAAGTCTTAGAAACTGCCCTTCTTTGTATAGAGTTAGACTTGAATACAACCAGTTAACCGGTTACGCAGATCAAGATTTTGGAGTTTATCCAAATCTTACTTACATGGATTTCAGCTATAATGCGGTCCAAGGTGGTTTATCTTCTAAATGGGGATCCTGTAAAAACTTGCAATACCTGAGTTTGGCTGGTAATTCAGTGAATGGAAAAATTCCCAGTGAGATTTTTCAATTGGAACAATTACAAGAGCTTGATCTATCCTATAACCAATTATCAGGAACTATTCCTCCACAAATTGGAAATGCTTCAAATTTGTATCAATTAAATTTGGGTGGAAATAGGCTTTCTGGTAAGATACCAATTGAAATTGGAAAGCTTTCAAATTTGCAATACTTAGACCTTTCAATGAATTCGTTTTTAGGAGAAATTCCAATTCAGATAGGTGATTGTTCCAATTTGCTGAATTTAAATTTGAGTAACAATCACTTGAATGGCTCAATTCCTTTCCAAATTGGAAACCTTGGATCATTACAAGACTTTTTGGATTTGAGTTACAATTCATTTTCAGGGGAAATTCCATCTAATATTGGTAAGCTTTCAAATTTGATAAGCTTGAATATCTCAAACAACAATTTGTCAGGTAAAGTACCTAATCAAATCAGTGGAATGTTGAGTTTGTCAAGTCTCAACCTCTCTTACAATCATTTGGAGGGGAATGTTCCTAAGAGTGGCATTTTCAAATTAAACTCTTCTCATGCACTTGACTTGAGCAACAACCAAGATCTATGTGGTAGTTTCAAGGGTTTGATACCTTGTAATGTTTCATCAAGTGAACCAAGTGATGGAggaagtaacaaaaaaaaggttGTGATTCCAATCGTTGCTTCTTTAGGAGGTGCGCTTTTTCTTTCATTGGTAATTGTTGGCGTAATTTTGTTATGCTACAAGAAAAAATCAAGAACTTTACGAAAGTCTTCCTTTAAGATGCCAAATCCATTTTCAATTTGGTACTTCAATGGAAGAGTTGTATATAGCGACATAATTGAAGCTACCAACAATTTCGACAACAAGTATTGCATTGGCGAAGGCGCGTTTGGAAATGTTTACAAAGCCGAACTGAAAGGAGGTCAAATATTTGCGGTGAAAAAGCTGAAATGTGATGAAGAAAACTTAGACACCGAGAGTATAAAAACATTTGAAAGTGAGGTTGAAGCTATGACAGAAACAAGGCACAGAAACATTGTGAAGCTTTATGGATTTTGTTGTGAAGGGATGCACACATTTCTTGTTTATGAGTATATGGATCGAGGGAGTTTAGAGGATATGTTGATTGATGATAAGAGAGCATTAGAGCTTGATTGGTCTAAACGGTTTGAGATTGTTAAAGGTGTTGCGAGTGCTCTCTCTTATATGCATCATGATTGTTCTCCAGCTTTGATTCATAGAGatatatcaagcaagaatgttTTGTTATCGAAAAATCTTGAAGCTCATGTCTCAGATTTTGGTACTGCAAGGTTTCTTAAGCCAAATTCGCCTATTTGGACTTCATTTGCCGGCACATATGGTTATGCTGCTCCAG AGCTTGCTTACACAATGGCAGTGACTGAAAAATGTGATGTATTCAGCTTTGGTGTTTTAGCATTTGAGATTCTAACAGGAAAGCACCCTAGTGATCTTGTTTCTTACATACAAACATCAAATGATCAAAAGATTGACTTCAAAGAAATTTTAGACCCTCGTTTACCTTCTCCTCCAAAGAACATTTTGAAGGAATTGGCATTGGTTGCAAATTTAGCTCTTTCTTGTTTACATACACACCCTCAATCAAGACCTACTATGAGAAGTGTAGCACAATTTCTAGAAATGGAGAGCACATAA